The Pseudomonas entomophila genome segment AAGGCCCTGACGGGCAAGGCTGTGCCAGCCGAGCATGGCCGGCAGCGAGCCGGGGAGGTACAGCACGGTCATCGGCACTTGGAGGGCCAGGTTGGTGGTGATGTCCAGGCTGGGGGTGGGGCTGTCATAAGTGGAAACAAAGAGATGGCGGGTCTGCCCGGGATGATGGTTCTGCGCCAACTGTGCCAGTGCCACCGCCACATGCGCGCCAAGCCCCTGGCCGAAGATGGCATGGGGTTGGGCGAGGTAGGGCTGGAGTTTGTCGAGCAGCGCACGGGCGAGGGGGCAGGGGGGCTCTGCGGGGTCGAATTCATCCAGTCGGACAGAGGGAGGGACATCAGCGGCAATCAGTTCGATGGGATCGCACAGGGTCTGGGCCCAGGTGCGGTACTGCATGAGCTGCTGCCGATCGTAGGCCAGGCAGATCAGGCGGATCCGGGCAGGTTGTTCGGTTGTAGTTCCCTGTAGCGTCTGCACGTGCACTGGCGTTCCTTAATGCCGGATGACGTTCCTTGCCGACACAGCCACGACCGTGGCTGCGTGGTGTCACTGATCGGCTGTCGACTGTCGGTCGAGGTATTTCCTGATGGTGCGGGCGGCATTGTTCAGGTGGGCTTCGAGCAACCTGACGGCATCATCCACCAGTTTGTCGCTGGCCGCATCCACCAGGGCGATGTGGTCGTCCTGTGTCAGCTTGCCCAGCCCCATCGACGACAGGTGGAAACGCAGGAAGCGCTCCTCTTCGTTGAGTTCGATCTCGATCATGCGCAGCAACTTCTGGTTGTGCGCCTTGCTGTAGAGGGCCATGTGGAACAGGCGGTTGAGGCGGCCGATCTCGGCGTGACGGGTTTCGTTTTCCAGCTGCTGGATATAACCACGGGCCTGGGCGATGTCATTGGCATCGAGCAGGGGGATCGATTGACGCAGGGCCTCGGTTTCGAGGATGACACGCAATGCGTAGGTGTCGACTGCATCCTCGCCGATCAGCGGCGCGACCACGGCGCCTTTGTGCATGACCACCTGCAACAGCGATTGCGCTTCGAGCTGGCGCAGGGCTTCGCGTACCGGCATGCGGCTGACGCCGAAGAGGCTGGCCAGCTCCTGTTGGCGCAGGGCGGTGCCTGGAGGTAGGCGGCCGTCGAGGATGGCACTGCGCAGGCGCTCTTCGATGACGCTGCGGGCGAGGTGCGGCGGAACTTGCTCGCTGCCCAGCACGGAGCTCAGGAGTTTGGGTTTCTCAGCCACGCGGGTTCAGCCTCGGCAACATGAAGATTGGATCCAATAACCCTAGTGAGGGATGGGGCCGCTTGTCAAACGGCAAGTGGATGCGGGCCTGCGCCCGTTCATCGAACGCGGCTATCGTGAAGGAAGTCGGCTGCCAAGGGAAGCTACGGGCGTCCTTGCATGGCCTTTGAGGAGCAGGTTTGCCGACGGCTGGCAGCATGATCGCAAGGTGCCATTGTCTTTTGCACCGCCAGCCCGCACCATCGCTGCTTTCGAATGATCTGAACAGGTGTTCGCAGTGGCGATACCTTGGACTCTCAATACGACCCTGCGCCGCTTCGGTCTCGCCGTGCTGCTCGGCTGCCTGTTGCTGGGCGGCACGCAGGCGGATTGGGACTTCTCCCAGATCAGCCGCCGTGCCCAGGCGCTCTATGGGCCGTTGGGGGAGGGCCAGAAGCGTGTCGATGCCTGGCAGCAGTTGCTCGCTACGC includes the following:
- a CDS encoding GntR family transcriptional regulator; protein product: MAEKPKLLSSVLGSEQVPPHLARSVIEERLRSAILDGRLPPGTALRQQELASLFGVSRMPVREALRQLEAQSLLQVVMHKGAVVAPLIGEDAVDTYALRVILETEALRQSIPLLDANDIAQARGYIQQLENETRHAEIGRLNRLFHMALYSKAHNQKLLRMIEIELNEEERFLRFHLSSMGLGKLTQDDHIALVDAASDKLVDDAVRLLEAHLNNAARTIRKYLDRQSTADQ